The following proteins come from a genomic window of Aspergillus oryzae RIB40 DNA, chromosome 4:
- a CDS encoding L-lactate dehydrogenase (cytochrome) (glycolate oxidase) → MSKGKLTGADVAEHNSRDSCWVIIHGKAYDITEFLPGIVYRGPFRLSLLTVATEHPGGQKIILKYAGKDATEEFDPIHPPDTLEKYLDPSKHLGEVDMSTVEQEEKVADPEETERQERIKRMPPLQACYNLMDFEAVARDVMKKTAWAYYSSGADDEITMRENHSAFHKIWFRPQILVDVENVDFSTTMLGAKTSIPFYVTATALGKLGNPEGEVVLTRAAHDHDVIQMIPTLASCSFDEIVDAKKGDQVQWLQLYVNKDRAITKRIVQHAEARGCKGLFITVDAPQLGRREKDMRSKFSDEGSNVQASGGDAVDRSQGAARAISSFIDPSLSWKDIPWFQSITKMPIVLKGVQRVEDVLRAAEMGLDGVVLSNHGGRQLDTAPSGIEVLAEVMPILRERGWENKIEIFIDGGVRRSTDILKALCLGARGVGIGRPFLYAMSTYGQAGVDRAMQLLKDEMEMNMRLIGATKISDLNPSLIDVRGLTSGHHASVPSDTLTLRAYDPLQAPRFSEKAKL, encoded by the exons ATGAGCAAAGGCAAGCTCACCGGCGCTGATGTTGCCGAACACAACTCCCGCGACTCTTGCTGGGTCATTATCCATGGAAAGGCGTACGATATAACCGAATTCTTACCAGGTATAGTATATCGCGGTCCATTCAGGCTGAGTCTTCTAACGGTGGCAACAGAGCATCCCGGTGGCCAGAAGATCATCCTGAAGTACGCAGGCAAGGATGCGACCGAGGAATTCGACCCTATTCACCCTCCGGACACTCTGGAAAAATACCTCGATCCCTCTAAGCACCTTGGAGAGGTTGACATGAGCACCGtcgaacaagaagagaaggttgCAGACCCCGAAGAAACCGAGCGGCAAGAGCGGATCAAGCGGATGCCCCCGTTGCAAGCATGCTACAACCTGATGGACTTCGAGGCAGTCGCACGGGatgtgatgaagaagaccgccTGGGCATACTACTCTAGCGGTGCTGATGATGAAATT ACTATGCGTGAAAACCACTCTGCCTTCCACAAGATCTGGTTCCGTCCTCAAATCCTCGTTGATGTGGAGAATGTTGACTTCTCCACAACAATGCTCGGAGCGAAGACATCGATTCCCTTCTACGTAACCGCCACTGCCCTTGGAAAGCTGGGTAACCCTGAGGGTGAAGTGGTGCTCACACGCGCTGCCCACGATCACGATGTCATCCAGATGATCCCGACACTAGCTTCTTGCTCCTTTGACGAGATTGTCGATGCCAAGAAGGGTGACCAGGTCCAATGGCTGCAGCTTTACGTGAACAAGGACCGCGCAATCACCAAGCGCATTGTTCAACATGCCGAAGCCCGCGGCTGCAAGGGTCTATTTATCACCGTAGATGCCCCTCAACTCGGCCGTCGTGAGAAGGACATGCGTTCCAAGTTCTCCGACGAGGGCTCCAACGTCCAAGCCAGCGGAGGCGATGCCGTTGACCGCTCCCAGGGTGCTGCCAGAGCCATCTCGTCGTTCATCGAcccctctctttcctggAAGGACATCCCCTGGTTCCAGTCCATCACCAAGATGCCCATCGTCCTGAAGGGTGTCCAGCGCGTCGAAGACGTCCTCCGTGCCGCCGAAATGGGCCTGGACGGTGTCGTCCTCTCCAACCACGGCGGTCGCCAGCTGGACACCGCGCCCTCTGGCATCGAAGTCCTCGCAGAGGTCATGCCCATCCTCCGCGAGCGCGGCTGGGAGAACAAGATCGAGATCTTCATCGACGGTGGTGTCCGTCGTTCCACGGATATTCTGAAGGCCCTGTGCCTGGGCGCCCGGGGTGTAGGTATCGGCCGGCCATTCCTGTACGCCATGTCCACGTACGGCCAGGCCGGTGTGGACCGCGCGATGCAGCTTCTCAAGGacgagatggagatgaacATGCGTTTAATTGGAGCCACCAAGATTTCAGatctcaaccccagcctGATCGATGTGCGTGGCCTGACCAGCGGCCACCATGCTTCTGTTCCCTCGGACACCTTGACCCTCCGTGCCTATGATCCTCTCCAGGCACCCCGGTTTAGCGAGAAGGCTAAGCTATAG